Proteins from a genomic interval of Lathamus discolor isolate bLatDis1 chromosome 11, bLatDis1.hap1, whole genome shotgun sequence:
- the PDRG1 gene encoding p53 and DNA damage-regulated protein 1, whose translation MARDPAFVLRYLAEVEELAEDVLAARQQIVDLDVKRNRNREALRALHKNPEPEGKAMVCFGSMFIELPAAHTRDMLRKDQEHLDEEINNLRKELRVKVNRLYEAQGKPELKGFNLNPMSAEEMKLINRILEG comes from the exons aTGGCGCGGGACCCGGCCTTCGTGCTGCGGTACCTGGCCGAGGTGGAGGAGCTGGCCGAGGACGTGCTGGCGGCGCGGCAGCAG ATCGTGGATCTGGACGTGAAGCGGAACCGGAACCGCGAGGCCCTGCGGGCGCTGCACAAGAACCCGGAGCCTGAGG GCAAGGCCATGGTCTGCTTCGGGAGCATGTTCATCGAGCTGCCCGCCGCGCACACCCGGGACATGCTGCGGAAGG ACCAGGAACATCTGGATGAGGAGATAAACAACCTCCGCAAAGAGCTGCGTGTGAAGGTGAACCGCCTCTACGAAGCCCAAG GTAAACCTGAGCTGAAGGGATTTAACCTGAACCCTATGAGTGCCGAGGAAATGAAGCTGATCAATCGCATCCTGGAGGGCTGA